Within Nitrospirota bacterium, the genomic segment GTTGGCGCCTAAGATCGTGAGCCCTTCCGAGGGAAACTGGGGGGGAAGGTTCTTGTACTCCTTTCCCTGGCTCAGCATCACGAAGTTCTGGAGGATGATTGACATGCCGACGGCGCTGATGAGCGGCGCGAGCTTGGATGCGTTCCGGAGCGGGCGGTAGGCCAGGCGTTCGATGGTCGCGCCGAACATGGCACAGAAGAGCATGGAAACAAGGACCGTGATAACCAGCGTCAGGGCGAGGCTGTAGGAGGGGAGCCCGAGCGCGGTGAGGGCGCCGAAGACAATGATGCCCAGGTAGGCGCCGAGCATGTAAACTTCGCCGTGCGCGAAATTGATGAGCTGCAGGATGCCATAGACCATGGTGTACCCGAGCGCGATCAGTGCGTAGACCGCACCCAGGGCCAGGCCGTTTATCAGCTGTTGCGTGAACATAGGATCAACCGGGGACAATAAAGGGAAAATGAAAAATTCGAAAGGGCAACGTTGCCCGGCACGTCACTGCCTTTCAATTTGTGCAGGTTACCGCTTGCCGTGTGCGATGCCCCTCACCGCACTTCCACGAACTTCCCATCCCTGACCTGCCATACCACGTAGGGCGCCTTGGCAACATCGCCGTTCCGGTCGAAGGAGATGTCGCCGAATGCGCCGTGAAAGGTGTTCTTCGATATGAAATCGGCGACCTTCAACCCGTCCGTCGTCCCCGTCTGCTGCATGGCGGTCAGGATGATATTGGCTGCATCGTAGGCATAGATCGAGTAGGGCCCGGGCTCTCCGTATCGTGCCTTGTACTTTTCGTTGAATGTCCGGGACGTCGGCAGACCCGAGGGGTCCTTGCCGAAGGTCACATAGGTCCCCTCGGCAGCCTTTCCCGCAATGGCCACGAACGTCGGGTCGTACACGCCGTCCCCGGTGATCATGGGTATGTTCATGCCCACTTCCTTCGCCTGGCGCACCAGCCTGCCCGCTTCGGGATAGACGCCGCCGAAGAAATAAACGTCGGGCTTCTTTTCCTTCATTGCCGTCAGGACGGCCTTGTAATCGGGGTCCTTCGTCTGGATCCCGTCATAGAACGCGACGGTCACCTTGTTCTCGACGGATTTCCTGAAATAATCCGCGAGACCCTGTCCGTAGGTCGTCTTGTCGTGCAGGATCGCCACCCGTTTCGGCTTCAGGGTCCTGAGAACGAATTCCGCGGCAACGCCGCCCTGCTGGTCGTCGGTGCCGCAAACGCGAAAGATGGTTTTAAAGCCCTGCTGGGTCAGCCGCGGATTCGTCGAGGCGGGGCTGATGGCGACGATCCCGGCGGCGTCGTAATAGGGCGCCGCGTTGATGGAGCAGTTGGAGTTCCAGTGGCCCACGACGGCAGTCACCTTCTGGTTGACGAACTTGTTCGCGATCGACACCGCCTGCTTGGGATCCGACTGATCATCACCGGGCACGAGCTGGACCTTTTTCCCGAGGAGGCCGCCCTTGTCGTTCCATTCAGTTACGGCAAGCTCCGCGCCGTTCCTGAGATCGATGCCCATTTTGCTCTGGTCTCCCGTCATGGGACCCGCGGCGCCGATCTTGATCACGGTATCATCCTGCCGGGTGCAGGCGAACAGAAGCAGGATAACGATGATGGAGAGAAGTTTCTTCATGGTGCCCCCCTAACCCGGACAGGCCGGATCAAAACCAGAAGCTAAAGGCGTCTCTCGCGGAGCACGCGGAGTACGCAGAGTTTAAAACCAAAACCCGAAAGTCTTTCATGGCGAATTATTTTTTGATTTTCTCTGCGAGCTCAGCGCCTCTGCGAGAAATTTTCTTGCCGTCTTATAAAGAATTTGATTTGTTAGGTACTACGTGATCAGACCAATGAGTTCGGCCGCTGCCCGCGACGGGTCCGGGGCCGAAAGAACCGCTGAAATGACGGCAACACCGTCGGCGCCTGCGCTCATCACCGCGCGGATGGTGTCCCGGTTGATGCCGCCGATGGCGATGACCGGGACCCGGACGGCCTGCTTGATGTCCCTGATGCGCTCCACGCCCTGGGCAACGCCGGCGTCCTTGGTCGAAGTAGCAAAGATCGGGCCGAAGCCGATGTAATCGGCGCCGGCAGTTTCCGCGGCCAGCGCCTGTCCCCTGCTGTGCGTCGACAATCCGACGATCTTCCCTTCGCCGAGTACTTTCCGCGCTTCCGCGATCGGAAGGTCTCCCTGGCCGAGGTGAACCCCGTCGGCCCCCGTCGCAGCAGCAATATCGGCATGATCGTTCACGATGAAGAGCGCGCCCGCCCCCCGGGCGATGCCGGCGAGCTGCAGGGAAGCGTGATAGATGTCCTTCCGGGGCTCGTTCTTGCTGCGATACTGAAAGAAGCGCACGCCCGCCGCGAGGGCGGACAGCATGACCTGTCCGGGCTCGCCGCGGAGCAGGTCGCGGTCCAGGATCAGGCAGAGCCCTTTGATGTCATTTCGCCGGAGTATTGTACCGCTCCATGAATTTCGTGGAAATGTCGCCCTTCCGGAAATCAGGGTCCTCAAGGATCTTCCTGTGCATGGGGATCGTGGTCTTGACCCCTTCGATGATGAACTCGTCGAGCGCGCGCTCCATCCGCATGATCGCCTCATCCCGGGTCGGTGCATGCACGATCAGTTTTGCGATCATCGAGTCATAGTAGGGGGGAATCACGTACTGGGTATAGGCGGCCGTCTCCACGCGCACGCCAAGCCCTCCCGGCGGATTGAAGGCCGTGATGGTCCCCGGCGACGGCGTGAATTTCTCGGGGTCCTCCGCGTTGATCCTGCACTCGATGCTGTGGCCGCTGACCCTGACGCTGTCCTGCGAGAACGAGAGCGGCTCTCCCGCAGCGACCCGGATCTGCTCTTTCACGAGATCGATTCCCGTGACCATCTCCGTCACGGGATGCTCGACCTGGATCCTCGTGTTCATCTCCATGAAATAGAACTTGCGGTCCTCGTCCATCAGGAACTCGATCGTGCCCGCGTTCCGGTAGCGCACCGACTTCGCAATGGCGACGGCCATCTCGCCCATCCGCTTCCGCAAACCCTCGTCGACGATGACCGAAGGGGCCTCTTCGATCAGCTTCTGGTGCCTTCGCTGGATCGAGCATTCGCGCTCTCCCAGGTAGACGGTATTCCCCTTCTCGTCGGCCATGATCTGGATCTCGATGTGGCGCGGCTGCAGGATGTACTTCTCGATATACACGTCGGCATTGCTGAACGACGCCAGCGCCTCGGCCTGGGCCATCACGAAAGCGTTCGCAAAATCGGCCTCGGCCATCACGACCCGCATGCCCTTGCCTCCGCCGCCGGCCGCGGCCTTCACGATGACCGGGAAACCCAGTTCGCGCGCGATCTCGATGGCGCTGCTCTCCTCCGTCACGACGCCGTTGCTGCCGGGCAGGACCGGGACGCCGGCCTTGACCGCCATCTCGCGCGCTTTTGCCTTGTCTCCCATGAGCTTGATGCTCTCGGGGCTCGGCCCGATGAACCGGATCCCCGTGGAATTGCAGACCTCGGCGAAGCTTGAGTTCTCGGCCAGGAAGCCGTAGCCCGGGTGGATGGCCTCGGCATCGGTGATCTCGGCTGCGCTGATGATGCTCGGTACGTGGAGGTAGCTGTCGGCGCTCTTGGGAGGGCCGATGCAAACGCTCTCATCGGCGAACCGGACATGCAGCGAATTCGCGTCCGCCGTGGAGTGTACCGCGACGGTCTTGATGCCCATTTCCTTGCACGCCCGGATGACGCGGAGCGCGATCTCGCCGCGGTTGGCGATCAGTATTTTTTTAAACACGCATAACTCCTCGAAGAAGATCAGATGTCATGTTTCAAATGCCGGAGAGTTCCCTGCTGCCGGATTTGCTTTGCGGCCGGTGCCGTGCTATGCCGGCTCGATCACAAAGAGGGGCTCACCATACTCCACCGGCTGTCCGTTTTCCGCAAGGATCTGGACGATCTTTCCGGCCGTCTCGGACTCGATCTCGTTCATGAGCTTCATTGCCTCGATGATGCAGAGCACCTGTCCCTTTTTCACCACGGCGCCGACCTCGACGTACGCCGGTTTTTCCGGCGAACTGGAGCGGTAGAACGTACCCACGATGGGTGAGGTCACCTTTGTCTGGTTCGACGTGGCGGGCTCCGCGGCCTTTTCCGCGGGAGTCGCAGCGGCCGGGGTTTCCGAAACAACGGGCGCAATAATGGCGGAAGGCGGATAGTCCATGCGCGGCATGGCCGGATGGTACGTGACGTCCCCGCCCTTCCGGAGCCGCACTTTCACGCCGGAACGCTCGATCTCGACCTCCGAGATGTCCGTGTCCTTCAACATCTCTATCAGTTCCTTGAGCTCTTTCAGGTTCATGGTTACTCCTTTTCCAGGATGTGTGGCAGGGAGGACCGCTTACGCCATCACGGTGATCACGCACACCGGTCGGGCGTATCAAGGCACCGACTTCGGCAGCAGCCCGCGCCCCGGCCTGCAGGAGAGAACGCTCTCTTTCCCCGCTATTACTTCTTGACCCGCTCGATGAATGTCCCGGTGCGCGTGTCCACCTTGATTATGTCCCCCTCGTTGAGGTAGAAGGGGATCTTCACCACTGCTCCGGTCTCGAGGGTGGCCGGCTTCGATCCGCCCGATGCCGTGTCCCCGCGCACCCCGGGATCCGTCTTTGCAATGGCGAGCTCAACGAACATGGGGATCTCGATGTTGATGGGCTGCCCCTTGTGATAGAGGACCTTGATCTCCATGTTCTCCTTGAGGTAGTTGATGTTGTCGCCGAGCTGCTTCTCGCTCATCGAGACCTGCTCGTAGCTGCTCGTATCCATGAACACGCGGTCCTTATCGGCTGCATAGAGGTACTGCATGTTCTTTTCCTCAAGCTCCGGGACGTCGACTTTTTCTCCGGCCCTGAACGTCTTGTCGGTCACGTTGCCCGTTTTGAGGCTCTTGAACTTGGTCCTCACGAACGCCCCGCCCTTTCCGGGCTTCACGTGCTGGAACTCCACGATCACGTAGGGTTCGCCATCAATCTCTATTTTCAATCCGTTTCTGAATTCCGTTGTCGATACCGGCACCTTCTTGCTCCCTCCCTTTCATTCCGTGTTTTTTCGCCGTTTGCTGCAAAAACGCATCGCCAGGCCGCGCTAGAGGTTCTTCAGTCCCTCCAGCTCCCGCGGCAGACTCGTGAGCGTCTTGACCCCTCTGTTCGTCACCAGCACCATGTCTTCGATTCTCACGCCGCCCCAGCCGGGGACATAGACACCCGGCTCGACGGT encodes:
- the thiE gene encoding thiamine phosphate synthase codes for the protein MRTLISGRATFPRNSWSGTILRRNDIKGLCLILDRDLLRGEPGQVMLSALAAGVRFFQYRSKNEPRKDIYHASLQLAGIARGAGALFIVNDHADIAAATGADGVHLGQGDLPIAEARKVLGEGKIVGLSTHSRGQALAAETAGADYIGFGPIFATSTKDAGVAQGVERIRDIKQAVRVPVIAIGGINRDTIRAVMSAGADGVAVISAVLSAPDPSRAAAELIGLIT
- a CDS encoding branched-chain amino acid ABC transporter permease, whose translation is MFTQQLINGLALGAVYALIALGYTMVYGILQLINFAHGEVYMLGAYLGIIVFGALTALGLPSYSLALTLVITVLVSMLFCAMFGATIERLAYRPLRNASKLAPLISAVGMSIILQNFVMLSQGKEYKNLPPQFPSEGLTILGAN
- the accB gene encoding acetyl-CoA carboxylase biotin carboxyl carrier protein, with amino-acid sequence MNLKELKELIEMLKDTDISEVEIERSGVKVRLRKGGDVTYHPAMPRMDYPPSAIIAPVVSETPAAATPAEKAAEPATSNQTKVTSPIVGTFYRSSSPEKPAYVEVGAVVKKGQVLCIIEAMKLMNEIESETAGKIVQILAENGQPVEYGEPLFVIEPA
- a CDS encoding branched-chain amino acid ABC transporter substrate-binding protein; this translates as MKKLLSIIVILLLFACTRQDDTVIKIGAAGPMTGDQSKMGIDLRNGAELAVTEWNDKGGLLGKKVQLVPGDDQSDPKQAVSIANKFVNQKVTAVVGHWNSNCSINAAPYYDAAGIVAISPASTNPRLTQQGFKTIFRVCGTDDQQGGVAAEFVLRTLKPKRVAILHDKTTYGQGLADYFRKSVENKVTVAFYDGIQTKDPDYKAVLTAMKEKKPDVYFFGGVYPEAGRLVRQAKEVGMNIPMITGDGVYDPTFVAIAGKAAEGTYVTFGKDPSGLPTSRTFNEKYKARYGEPGPYSIYAYDAANIILTAMQQTGTTDGLKVADFISKNTFHGAFGDISFDRNGDVAKAPYVVWQVRDGKFVEVR
- the accC gene encoding acetyl-CoA carboxylase biotin carboxylase subunit, which produces MFKKILIANRGEIALRVIRACKEMGIKTVAVHSTADANSLHVRFADESVCIGPPKSADSYLHVPSIISAAEITDAEAIHPGYGFLAENSSFAEVCNSTGIRFIGPSPESIKLMGDKAKAREMAVKAGVPVLPGSNGVVTEESSAIEIARELGFPVIVKAAAGGGGKGMRVVMAEADFANAFVMAQAEALASFSNADVYIEKYILQPRHIEIQIMADEKGNTVYLGERECSIQRRHQKLIEEAPSVIVDEGLRKRMGEMAVAIAKSVRYRNAGTIEFLMDEDRKFYFMEMNTRIQVEHPVTEMVTGIDLVKEQIRVAAGEPLSFSQDSVRVSGHSIECRINAEDPEKFTPSPGTITAFNPPGGLGVRVETAAYTQYVIPPYYDSMIAKLIVHAPTRDEAIMRMERALDEFIIEGVKTTIPMHRKILEDPDFRKGDISTKFMERYNTPAK
- the efp gene encoding elongation factor P, which encodes MPVSTTEFRNGLKIEIDGEPYVIVEFQHVKPGKGGAFVRTKFKSLKTGNVTDKTFRAGEKVDVPELEEKNMQYLYAADKDRVFMDTSSYEQVSMSEKQLGDNINYLKENMEIKVLYHKGQPINIEIPMFVELAIAKTDPGVRGDTASGGSKPATLETGAVVKIPFYLNEGDIIKVDTRTGTFIERVKK